The sequence CTGGGCCTGATAaaaatccctccctcccagaaGGCTCACATTCTAAGAACCAGGCATGTGTCCCCCTCCACATAAGAGACAATTTATGATGCTGCAATGCATCAGCTTGGCCCAGCCATTCTGCAgaaacaagccccactgaaacaCTGGGTCTTACTTCCATTTAACTGTATTTGACTGTCATGACGCATTGAAGTGTGTACCATGGCATGGTAAACAAACCCCTTTAGTGATCTCTTTGTGAACTACCTTTGCAGGAACCATCATACTGATTCTTTACCGATATGTtaacacattttcttctttttttaatgtgacctataatcagtgcttttttccccggaaaggggggggggagtgctagcTCACCAACCAGCAAAtagggaggggtgtggcctgacaCCAAGGCTGGGAGGTAAGGGCGGGTTAGCTGATTGATGCTCCCTTGCCCACCCACTCACCTACTGGGGTGCTGCCGCCCAGGTGAAGAGGCTTTCCCCGCCTGGCTTTGCGAAGGAGGCGGCAGGGCTCTGGGGTCCTGTCAGAGCATAGCACCTCCTTCCTTAAGCTGGGCAATATTGCGTACTGATGCGTACCCCCagagaaaaagcactgcctataatATGATCCATACTTGCATTAAAACTTTtaccttcaaataataataataataataataataataataataataataattttttatttataccctgtccttcccagttcagaaaactgggctcagagcggctaacaactaatttaaaacacttaattgatgcaacaaaaaaatagcataaaatacagtataaaacatgaataacaataaattcagaattcaaaaatcaatttaggggggaaatccatccaataaacattgatcaccagggctagctggataaattagtcctatttgggccagcgaggagaccaggggagaatgagctgtgggatcccagagcgggtaatcttcataaaaaggggagggggggaaggaaggaagggaataaaagatcaggctaagttcaagttgaaagccaggtggaatagctctgtcttacaggccctgcggaaggaagttaaatcctgcagggccctggtctcatgggacagagcattccaccaggtcagagccatcactgagagggccccattttaaaataccccccccaaaaaaaacacccaataCATGATGAGAAGCATTCCAAGTATTGATACCTGGTATTGTCTGTGCCATTGGCTCTGTGGTGATGGCGGGAGCTGTGCTTGGGTGCTGCTGACTGGAGCTAACTTCTGGCTCTGTGCTAGCAGAAGGAGACAATGCTACATCGCTGGGAACCTGATTTGACACAGGCTGGAGGGCATCTTCTGAGGCTGCTTGCTCCTCTTGCCCAGGGAGTTGCAAGGCCGATAAAGGAATGCTTAACGGCTTGCCAGCATTGGAAGTGCTGGCAGGCATCTGCAGGGCTGCGTGTGGGTTGGCGGCCAGGCTGCTACCAGGCCCTTTACTTGGAGAAGCCAGAGTTACTTTGGGAGGCTTCTGGGAGGAGGCAGAGATGTTCTGCAAATCATATTCAGCAATGAGTGATGGTGGCGAATGAGGGGTGGATTTAGATGGCACAGGGTAGGAGGCTGTTGGGTGAGCTTTGGGTTTCGACATCTGTGTCAAGGACAACGCAGGGCCGTCGATGCCGCCAGTGATCTCTGCGTTAGCCACAATGTAATAATCCTCGGGAAGTTCTTGCTTGATTTTTTTGACGGACACATTGCTGCTGTTCTCCTCGACGACCTGAGAATGGGAGCCTGGATGGAACGAGGAGGTGGCGCCTGGGGCTGGCCTTTTGCGGGAATTGGTCTGGGATCTTTGAGGGCGAGGTTCAAAGTCGCTATCTTCATCTGTCACCGAGGACTCACAGACCATGTCAAAAAGAGTAGCTTCATCTTCATATTCCTCCACGGTTTCGTCTAACTCTGAGGGCTCACTGCAGTAAGAGAAATCACAGGAGTCTCTGGTTCTGTTGCAGTCCAACTTTGCTTTCCCTGGCCTCCCAGAGTAGCGTTCCACTGGGCTGGCTTGTGTGTCCGAGGGCATGCCCATGAGGCTGGGGCTGTCCGAGTTGAAGCTCCTGTTGTCCTGGAAACATACTCTTTCCTGCGAGCCTGCTCTACAGGTTGCCGTCAGAGGCCAGTGATAGGCATGGCCTGCGCTGCAGCCCCACATAGCTGTCAGGTTGCCATGTGAGCCCTCTGAAAGAAGGTGCTTCAGATTTGGAATGAGGTTGCATATGGTCCCGTGGCTGTGGGCCCAGCTGACCAGCTTGGAAAGGTTTTCGGAAGAAGTGTGAAGGCAGTCCTCCATGGTGCAAGGCTCAACAGCTCTGTTCCTAGAGGAGACACAAGAAAACTTTACACTggaacagggacgcggacttataaaaaatattgggggggcccgggaaagctcatgaataataaataagctcatgaatatgcaaataaagtggcgccgccgcctcgtgagcgaataggggagagcgtgctgcgcctattaatcagctccaaaggaaattgggtggagcttttgctcgggagggagggcaggaggcatgcagcccgcccctccctgtgcattttgggctgggggaggggcggcgatggcgctctgctggaggggcgccggagattattgggggggcggagcccccccaaacgaatttttgagggggctcgggccccctcaagccccatggagtcggcgcctatgcactGGAACCAAACTTTGCGGTTGAATTTGACTTCAcattttacgtgtgtgtgtgttatttattttttccttgcaCAAAAGAACCATGTAAAATAGTAAACGCAGTAATTGACAAGTTTTAAAAGGTATTTCTCAGCATAGCCATTTACTTCTGCGGAGGTTCAGTTTTAGTTGGTTAAGCATTTGGATGTAGCAAAGATATTAAGGACCCAATCCATATGTTGTTGTCTTGctcaaggctgcagtcctatgcaaatTCACTTGAAATCATtgtggcttgcttctgagtaagcatgtttgGACTCGGGCTGCAATTCATGCTGTAATCAAATGGGCTTAACATGCATCTAACTATGGGCATGACCCTATCAAAGTGAAACAATTTTAGATCACAAATTAGGCAATATATTAGCTCCATGTTTGTTCCCTTAAGTGCAGAAATTGATAGGGATCAGGACTCTAGTATGAGGGGCAGGGACTTGAAACCTCTGTCACTCCCTATAGCAGGGCTGccatatggctgggttttcccagacatatccaggaTAGCATCCAGGTGGAATTTCTGAAAATCACGCAAGTGTTTGGGGAAACccggacacatggcaacccacattcctttaaaatagctcagaAACTTCCCTTGCACAGTTTCCTTGATGGGTGTAAGGAGGTTGCAGTATGGGACATAGCTGACAGAGACCAATAACCCAGGGCCCTAACACTGCAGTCATCAAAGGGGCCAGTTTAGTGGCCGACACAGTGATGTCCTCAAGTAGCACTCCAGCCGTGGTAGTCACCATGAAGGCTTAAATGCTGCCTTTGACCTGGCACCCTCCTTTGGCCCTCCTGGATTTTCTTTCTGTTCTCCTCAGAAATGGTGGGCAGGAACATCTGGTTGCTCCCCACCCTGTTCGACTTTGTCACCTAGCCATGGAACAAAGAAAGCTTTGAGCTGTCTTCACCCTTGGCCTCCTACTTGCATCTGCCATAGGCACACATCGCAATCTCATAAGAGTTCCCTGGCTCCTCAAGAGGCTTGCTGGACTTTTTAAGGAAGAGTTGCATTTCTGCCACCATGGAAATGGGGGCTCCCCATCCCTCACTTGTGACCTTGAAGGATTCCACAGCTCCTTCAAGGGGCTATGCCCTGCCATTTCTCCTGATGCATGAGAAGGTGGGAGGATGGGACGATCAGGGAAGTGGAGTCTGGATTGGCTCCACAGAGGATGTACAGGCACAGTCCTGGAACAACATTCCTAGATCTCTGCCACTTAGGTgaattgctgcttttcattccTATTGGGATAAATGTTGCACCTGGGGATAATGTTGCAGTAGAGGTTGCAGGTGACCCTTGAAGGACTGAAGGGAACAGAGTACTCAGAATGACAACCTCTTATATGGAGAGTGACTTGTAGAAGGACTATCCAATGAAGATCTCACTTTCACTGTCGGGGACACCATGGACAgatacaatacacacacacacacaccctctgcacACCTTATCTATCATAATGAAAACACACTTTGAGAGAACATCATTTTGGGGCCAACTCACATTGTGCTtagtacaaataaaataacattgcaGTCCCAAAATATTTTCCTTTGAAGCTTCTCAGCTGCATTTTACATAGAGTTCTTTGCTCTTGTGAGAATTAATTACTGTTCCGTTTCAGTTTTATTGCCTCACACAGTGCAGCAACTGTTTGAAAATTCGTGCTGCCTCTATTTATATACAACACAACCATAACTGTAggttaatttggggggggggggataagttgCTTCGACGGTGTAATGGCGTTAACAGAAGAGGATTTTAATACTggtgttttgcttgtttttgtttttaaatcaggaGAGACTGCTGCAGCAATGCAGTATCACCAGCAGGTGATCAAATAAACAGCAAAccatttttattaatatattttgtTCTTTCCAGTTTACAGCATTTTAATGAAggatttcattttccatttgctTAAGCCATAGCACAGCACCGCATTCCTTCTAGTCATCTACTACCATTCTGCTACCATTGGCAAGTCTTCTGGGGAAAAGGTTGCTTTGCCAAGTATAGCATGGCAAGACTTCAGCTACAACTGCCTGCTCAACAGGTGCTGAACAGACTGCAAACAGATTGACTGGTAAAGTGCATTCTGCCATCTGAAGAacactgaaaaaagccctgagaaTACACACAGTGAGCAATTACCTTTTGCAAACTGTTTTGGGATAGTGTGTGGGGTTGAGATGAAGGCtgaaatcctgtgcacacttccaAGGGAGTCAGAACCATTGAATCCAGTAGGACTTTGCATCTGAATATATACCAGTTTAAGGTAGAACTGCACATGTATCACCCAACACTACTACCCTTTCAATCCCTAGCAGAAaggctggttttaatttttttatatacagaTCAAAGTTACATTGCACCTCAAAGAACTAATTAAGGGTTCATGATTGAACTAAAACAACAGGAAATGTTTTGAGCCTGCCTTTGTGCAGAAAGATAAAAAAAGCCTGTTCTGCTTCCACTACCAAAAAAACCAGTATTCAGTTGATAGTGGCATCAGATGTCTGCTGAACATTTACATCAGATACAATAAATAATACACAcctaatgaaaaataaaatccattttatTCTGTGACTGATTTCTTGAGATTGCACAACACTCATTACTACTGTGTTGCAAACCGAATACAGCTCATCTGACCAAACTCATAACTGGAGAGTGAATTAAACGTCCTTACCAGTAATGCTATTATATGTGGTGCATGTTTATCTGGTGCTGCCTCTTCAGTTCCCTCTCCTCAATGTCTGGAAGATGTAAAAGCAACAGAGTGTACTATTCCACCCACCCTCAAATACTTTCCAGTAAATAATTGTAATGAATGAATGACGTGGAAACGATACggttgtttttcctttgccaacCTCCTGAAAACCCTGTCCGAAGACAAAAAGAAACTGTTTCTCTACTAAATACATATTATAACTTGATTTCCGCTGCTCTGATGCTGTATGAAACTCTGTACGTTACAATTATGTGTGTGGAGAAAATGATATTGGTGAATTAGCTTTCAGAATTTACTATGCACTTTCACAGCTTGAGCAGGCAATTAAGGACAAAGCAGAACAACATTTGAATAAAGTCACATGCTAAAGCAATGCCAAACCCAGCATCTGTAACTGAAACTTGAGTGTTGCATTGAGTTAATTCAGTATGAAAGTGTAACTTGACCTGATAATACAATGTCTTATATTCTACATTATAccagatacagtcgtaccttggaagttgaacggaatctgttccggaagtctgttagacttccaaaacatttagagaccaaggcgtggcttccgaatggctgcaggacgctcctgcagccaatcggaagctgtgttgaatgttcaggttccaaagaatgtttgcaaaccagaacactcacttctgggtttgctgtgttcgggagccaaaatgttcaactcgcaaggtgttcgacttccaaggtacgactgtataatatAAGAAAatcccttctggatcagaccaaacaaTGATCTAGTCTCAATATCCTATGTACCATAGGGAAGAAAGAACTAAGTCTTCCAGCATACTTTCCTACTCAAACTCTTCCTTACAACTTGCCAGGATACTGAGAACTGCTGTCATACTGCCCAGGTTAGTGTTACACTACGTGAGCTTGAACTTCCACTAAGAGCAAATTCAGCTGGTGAATACCAGTAGAACTGTAGCCAAAAAggggccactgagaaacaagatACCATCATGCTTGAATTAAGCCTATGGTTTGTAAAAGTACAAAAAATGGTGGTTTGTTTCACTCAAAACAAACCACAAAGTGAAGCCAAAGATTGTTCTTGGGTTTCCAAGCATGCTATGGCTCACTTAAATGTGCAATGATGCCTGGTTCGGATCCAACCCAGGGACCACAGTTTGTCACTCCTGCTCACAATAGGTGAAGGAATAAAGTGGGAGCAATCTTCACATTCACAGTAAagcattaactatggtttaaaacgATGTGCAAACTGGGTCATAAATTTAGTATGCTTTCATCTCACTTTTACTTGCGACATTTCAGTTTTGCAGCATGGCAATATCACTgataaaaaaatactttctgtCTGTCCAAAAGCTACATTCAGCTGAAACAACATAAACAGAACAATTCTGTTAGTAGCTGAGAGAACAGGTGGCAACAGAATTTGAGATATGTGGGTTTTTTAAACCCAATAGTTTTACCTTTATGGGGTCAACTAGCCAGTACAATACTGGTTACTTGTCTAAGCAGTGAAGTCCAAAAGGGTTTAGTTCCCTTTGAACTGCAAAGGATAACCTTATTTTGATTCATGTATTGCTTCAAGAAGTAGGTGGCTTCTTATTAAAATGCAGACAAAATTGGATTTCTCCCTACTCCTTAATTGCACTTATGCATTTTCGCATTCGTAATTTTTAAGGGGAACACCTACACTGAGCAATTGGTATAGAAACAAAATATTGACTTGCCTTTGCACCTGCACCTTGGCTCTActccatgagtaggcaaactaaggcccaggggctggttctggcccaatcgccttctaaatccggcctgcggatggtaagggaatcagagtgtttttacatgagtagaatgtgtgcttttatttaaaatgcatcactgggttatttgtggggcataggaatttcttctcccccccctccaaacctcccacaaggtctgagggacagtggaccagccccctgctgaaaaagtttgctgacccctgttctgtgATGTGCACACTGGCCAGGCCCCTCCTCTGCTGGCCATATGTTTGCCAAGCATGAGAAGGAGCCCTCTGCACATTCTGATGTACACACCTAGAGCATTTCCACCAAGGGGAAGAGttcctgtttgtttgtctgttttataaatatttattaagggtttaatagttacagaataaagaaagaaaaacaaaaaaaataaaaataaaaagttcacaatacataaaaaaaggaaaaaacaacacagcaaaacaacaagagaaacaaaaacatttaaaaacacatccagtatctccatatctctacctttcatttacttatatcgtcgacctcctcacacctcctttttttgtattcttgttcaattagctatttcagcaaatcctttccatctttcttaatttttgttctataatttatcttgtcacaatctaaccttaaatttccactttgacccattaacaatctatttttacttaattctttataatatttctgctagagccatataacttcattccagcatccttctaacattcattaattttacaatatttccgtaaataaactttaattttttttccactcttcttccaccgactcttctccctggtcacggattctgccagtcatttctgccaactccatgtagtccatcagcttcatctgccattcttcccaggtgggtatatcttgtgtcttccagtactttgcaatgagtattcttgctgctgttgtagcatacataaagaaagttctatccttctttggcaccaattggccgaccatgcccaggagaaaggcctctggtttcttcaggaaggtatatttaagtacctttttcatttcattataaatcatctcccagaagttcttaatccttgggcatgtccaccaaaggtgaaagaatgtaccttcagtctccttacatttccaacatttattatcgggcatatggtagatttttgcaagcttgactggtgttatgtaccacctataaatcattttcattagattctcttttaaggcattacatgccgtccataactgttcccagtcagccatcataatgttatgtccaacatcttgtgcccatttaatcatagcagatttcaccgtttcatcctgagtattccatttcaacagcaagttatacattcttgacagattcttaactttggggtctaacaattctgtttccaattttgatttttctacctggaagcctagttttttgtccaaattatatgcctccattatttgataataatgaagccagtctcgcactctgttttttaatttttcaaagctctgcagttttagtctatctccctcttgctccagaatttcctaatacttcggccatttggcctccatattgagttttttctgagcctttgcttccattggtgacagccatctcggggttttattttctaacaggtctttatatcttatccagacattaaacagtgctttcctgacaatatggtttttaaacgctttatgtgctttaaccttgtcataccacagatatgcatgtgaaccaaatacattgttaaaaccttccaaatccaacacgtcagtattttcaagaagcatccattcttgttcagtttctgttaattggttctcgtgggaaacttgcagattctagcttcgcacaattaactcaggctggtgtcaatttactcttggcagaaagcccaggtctgcttgacctagaaacttctcactctgattggttaacgaccagcactcaactctgttatcaagggtttgctagctcagtttggagtgaggtgttgttaggagtagaagtgctgtgtatggttttgagagagagagaaagagaggatttattttgcttttatctgtatgcagaaactctgctggttttattttctccttttaataaatcctgtaaatagttattctgagtctagctgacttgtcattactgccgcaactagcttcttcgctgtgcaggaaaactctgctacgtttgggctaaagccaatagggctatgcctgacacttcaaagttccatgaggttatgggcattgtgctgccagcctgagttgcggtggtgtcagcatcaacggcgttggttccagtagttccagaagttctTGTTCCTGTTGgggcagcagatggactctggctggttcctgactgtggtgagctggtgacgcagcggacacaaggacaacagctgcagcgtgtgagtgctgggtgctgtggttcctgttttctctctcggtggtcgtgagtagctggttccgggttccagggacatcgctctcaagatggcctcacaaccagttcagatggcttttgagcgtctgaatgactccaattacttgctgtggtcggaacgcatgcaggcagtgctgcagagggatcgtctctggcaagtggtgagtaagtttcctgcgaagcctgatgatgaagacctcgataaagaccaaagagcaagggccacaattgtcttggggctggaagattcccagttgccgtatgtgaggggaatcaagacagctagaggtgtgtggcaagcacttaaagaactccatgtgcgtgagacagcggtttccaagctgttcattcgcaaggcattgtacaaggcaatgttacagcctggggttacaatgcaggaacacctacacagtttacagttaaagtttgctgcgctacaggaaagagactgtgcgttagaccagcaggagaaggtggctattattttgagttctctcccggaaagctgggataatttagttttgtctctagaaggcatgcaggagcatgatttatcagtcagttacgttactgg is a genomic window of Podarcis muralis chromosome 17, rPodMur119.hap1.1, whole genome shotgun sequence containing:
- the KIAA1958 gene encoding uncharacterized protein KIAA1958 homolog isoform X1, with protein sequence MEDCLHTSSENLSKLVSWAHSHGTICNLIPNLKHLLSEGSHGNLTAMWGCSAGHAYHWPLTATCRAGSQERVCFQDNRSFNSDSPSLMGMPSDTQASPVERYSGRPGKAKLDCNRTRDSCDFSYCSEPSELDETVEEYEDEATLFDMVCESSVTDEDSDFEPRPQRSQTNSRKRPAPGATSSFHPGSHSQVVEENSSNVSVKKIKQELPEDYYIVANAEITGGIDGPALSLTQMSKPKAHPTASYPVPSKSTPHSPPSLIAEYDLQNISASSQKPPKVTLASPSKGPGSSLAANPHAALQMPASTSNAGKPLSIPLSALQLPGQEEQAASEDALQPVSNQVPSDVALSPSASTEPEVSSSQQHPSTAPAITTEPMAQTIPDQDERAAELSREQNEKTIRSTQTALRNFREFLISKYPSETREIYIIPCKELDAYLASFFVDARQKDGSEYEPNSLANYQCGLERYLKEHRYGYSITRDKEFKRSQEALKQKQIELRCKGKGNKPHKSMKLTFADELILRKRGLLSRYNPEGLLNLVWLNNTKAFGHCTGFHGSTLKWGDIRLRVTETGLEYLEWMGQDSGDGSTKTKRTGTDSRVYATQHAPQTCPVQDYKEYAQRRPPAMRYEDAPFYLSIKPVVNLAALHWYNCQALGKNKLAKMVKTMCEKGNIPGRKTNFSVYQSCSTLSEAQSNQLVLICNNLSQQAAQSMASHSGSGNFIVSASYDSSSDTA
- the KIAA1958 gene encoding uncharacterized protein KIAA1958 homolog isoform X2; protein product: MEDCLHTSSENLSKLVSWAHSHGTICNLIPNLKHLLSEGSHGNLTAMWGCSAGHAYHWPLTATCRAGSQERVCFQDNRSFNSDSPSLMGMPSDTQASPVERYSGRPGKAKLDCNRTRDSCDFSYCSEPSELDETVEEYEDEATLFDMVCESSVTDEDSDFEPRPQRSQTNSRKRPAPGATSSFHPGSHSQVVEENSSNVSVKKIKQELPEDYYIVANAEITGGIDGPALSLTQMSKPKAHPTASYPVPSKSTPHSPPSLIAEYDLQNISASSQKPPKVTLASPSKGPGSSLAANPHAALQMPASTSNAGKPLSIPLSALQLPGQEEQAASEDALQPVSNQVPSDVALSPSASTEPEVSSSQQHPSTAPAITTEPMAQTIPAYSTKLNKFPIFNFDDDLKYFCISAVSPNTTKATLYALNVWRYWCMTKGLKDYMDITKIPAVKLNELLEDFYVTVKKTDGSDFLATSLHAIRRGLDRILKNAGIGFSITSGSFGSSTKKLKEKLRVLSKAGMSGARSRNIIYFSLSDEEEMWRIGCLGDGSPVALLSTVVKYNSQYLNMRTLQEHADLMYGDIELLKDAQNRPFFARTDNVKREKRLGSNRVCYGQIYHDHSKGHKVCPYCLLYKYMYIHRPPSQMEGKSPFYLTARKETTGMGSVWYEEQRMGLRSLRGVVPKLAKKVKLDHCENFTFISFTQASRKFGSLNSYQ